Proteins from a genomic interval of Patescibacteria group bacterium:
- a CDS encoding four helix bundle protein yields the protein MKEAKYLIYFSYTQNYLDENTYKKILAQADEIGAMLFKVNN from the coding sequence TTGAAGGAAGCAAAATATTTAATTTATTTTTCGTATACGCAAAATTATCTGGATGAAAATACTTATAAAAAAATATTGGCTCAAGCCGATGAAATCGGGGCTATGCTTTTTAAAGTGAATAACTAA